From the genome of Oikeobacillus pervagus, one region includes:
- a CDS encoding aldehyde dehydrogenase family protein yields the protein MSNLIQNEKVVNYINGEWVTPAQGKYASIINPANGKAIGEVLLSSAGDVDHAVQAAKQAQKHWALVPAPQRAEVLYRVGLIMKDRKEELSRILTQEMGKVIEEARGEVQEGIDMAFYMAGEGRRLFGNTTPSELKDKFAMSVRVPVGIVGIITPWNFPIAIATWKSFPAIVSGNAVIWKPATETPLMARELVKIFHEAGLPKGVINLVCGSGSQVGNAMVEHPDIDVISFTGSNEVGRNIAGTCGSLLKRVSLEMGGKNAVIVMDDADLDLAVEGILWSAYGTSGQRCTACSRVMVHEKVKEQLEERLLVEMEKLTLGNGLDERVKVGPVINSQALRKIDEYVQIGQEEGAKLLAGGSIAKIDKLENGYYYAPTLFTDVKATMRIAQEEIFGPVVSIIPVQSFEEAIEVNNSVTYGLSSSIFTKDVNKVFAAQRDLDTGIVYVNAGTTGAEIHLPFGGTKGTGNGHRDSGVQALDVFTEWKSVYVDFSGKLQRAQIDVE from the coding sequence ATGTCTAATCTCATCCAAAACGAAAAGGTAGTTAATTATATTAATGGGGAATGGGTAACACCTGCACAAGGGAAATATGCTTCTATTATCAATCCGGCAAATGGAAAGGCAATTGGTGAAGTTCTTCTCTCCTCAGCCGGAGATGTCGATCATGCGGTACAAGCAGCCAAACAGGCCCAGAAACATTGGGCATTAGTACCTGCCCCACAAAGAGCCGAAGTTTTATATCGTGTGGGACTTATTATGAAAGATCGAAAAGAAGAGCTTTCCCGCATTTTAACACAAGAAATGGGAAAGGTGATTGAAGAAGCTCGAGGCGAAGTTCAAGAAGGAATTGATATGGCTTTTTACATGGCGGGGGAAGGAAGACGATTATTCGGGAATACCACCCCATCCGAATTAAAAGATAAATTTGCTATGAGCGTTCGTGTTCCGGTTGGAATTGTTGGCATTATTACCCCTTGGAATTTTCCAATTGCGATTGCTACGTGGAAGTCATTCCCTGCTATTGTAAGTGGCAATGCCGTCATTTGGAAACCAGCGACAGAAACTCCTTTAATGGCACGGGAATTAGTAAAAATTTTTCATGAAGCAGGTTTACCAAAAGGCGTAATCAACCTTGTTTGTGGATCCGGTTCACAAGTGGGGAATGCCATGGTTGAGCATCCTGATATTGATGTCATCTCGTTTACAGGTTCGAATGAAGTAGGTCGTAATATCGCCGGAACTTGCGGAAGTCTATTAAAAAGAGTCTCTCTCGAAATGGGCGGAAAAAATGCTGTCATTGTAATGGATGATGCGGATCTAGACCTTGCTGTGGAAGGAATTTTGTGGAGTGCTTATGGAACAAGTGGGCAAAGATGTACTGCATGTAGCCGTGTCATGGTCCATGAAAAAGTGAAGGAACAATTAGAAGAACGATTATTAGTGGAGATGGAAAAATTAACATTAGGAAATGGCTTAGATGAACGTGTAAAAGTAGGTCCTGTCATTAATAGCCAAGCACTTCGTAAAATTGATGAGTATGTGCAAATTGGTCAAGAAGAAGGAGCGAAATTACTTGCGGGAGGGTCGATTGCTAAAATCGACAAGCTAGAAAATGGTTATTATTATGCCCCAACCTTATTTACTGATGTAAAAGCAACTATGAGAATTGCCCAAGAGGAAATTTTTGGCCCGGTTGTATCGATCATCCCCGTGCAAAGTTTTGAAGAAGCAATTGAAGTAAATAATAGCGTCACATACGGACTCTCCAGTTCGATTTTTACGAAAGATGTTAATAAAGTATTTGCTGCACAACGTGATTTAGATACAGGAATTGTCTATGTGAATGCGGGAACAACGGGAGCAGAGATTCATTTACCATTTGGCGGAACAAAAGGAACAGGAAACGGACACCGCGATTCAGGAGTGCAAGCACTTGATGTGTTTACAGAATGGAAAAGCGTGTATGTTGACTTTAGCGGAAAGCTCCAACGCGCCCAAATCGACGTAGAGTAA
- a CDS encoding methyl-accepting chemotaxis protein translates to MKKKSFRFGLRNKLVVFTTALAIITYSTSAFFIYYIHPNFTPHLNEMVFTISTLLLGITWSGILAYFAGSIFVKPLQNLEQAALEAAKGDIHQDVKLPKGQDEMRSLAKAFNVMLGNLREMVHKIDDNFTLTNESVITISEEAQKASRQAESIARTVDEISSGAESSAISIQTTAELMEDVIDMAGQVQEQAKASENQSNEMVLGLNQSKQAIDTLIHGIKRLTRNNEKSLEAVKRLEGNANKVGQIIQLVGDIAAQTNLLALNASIEAARAGEHGKGFAVVADEVRKLADESATAVQGTTELMKRIQQEVGSVVQQISLQVQSANEEVKKVAEANAVIEEMTVTIHEVASTTEAISTLVDRQMECIQHTSEQSQEVAAIAEETSAGAEEVTEATKEQARVADRIEKITESLSKQAEELKSTIVRFHL, encoded by the coding sequence ATGAAGAAAAAATCATTTAGATTTGGCCTTCGGAATAAGTTGGTGGTATTTACCACTGCTTTAGCTATTATTACATATTCTACGAGTGCCTTTTTTATTTACTATATCCATCCTAATTTTACCCCGCATCTCAATGAAATGGTCTTTACGATTAGCACTTTATTACTGGGGATTACATGGTCAGGAATTTTGGCTTACTTTGCGGGAAGTATTTTTGTAAAACCATTGCAAAACTTGGAGCAAGCAGCATTAGAAGCTGCCAAAGGGGATATCCATCAAGATGTGAAGTTACCAAAGGGTCAGGATGAAATGCGATCTTTAGCGAAAGCATTCAACGTCATGTTAGGAAACTTAAGAGAAATGGTTCACAAAATTGATGATAATTTTACCTTAACAAATGAAAGTGTAATCACGATTTCGGAAGAAGCTCAGAAAGCGTCTAGACAGGCGGAGTCGATTGCGAGAACGGTCGATGAAATCTCTTCCGGTGCTGAAAGTTCGGCGATCTCCATTCAAACGACGGCAGAATTAATGGAAGATGTCATTGACATGGCAGGACAGGTACAGGAGCAAGCAAAAGCATCCGAGAATCAATCGAATGAAATGGTTCTTGGTTTGAATCAAAGTAAACAAGCGATTGATACGCTCATTCATGGAATTAAAAGATTAACAAGGAATAATGAGAAATCATTAGAAGCGGTGAAAAGACTTGAAGGAAATGCGAATAAAGTGGGGCAAATCATTCAACTTGTAGGGGATATTGCCGCTCAAACGAATTTATTAGCTTTGAATGCCTCAATCGAAGCAGCACGAGCAGGGGAACATGGAAAAGGATTTGCTGTTGTAGCAGATGAGGTTAGAAAATTAGCGGATGAAAGTGCCACAGCTGTACAGGGAACGACCGAACTCATGAAACGGATTCAGCAAGAAGTCGGGAGTGTTGTCCAACAAATCTCTCTTCAAGTTCAATCGGCAAATGAAGAAGTGAAGAAAGTAGCCGAAGCAAATGCTGTCATAGAGGAAATGACAGTGACCATTCATGAAGTAGCCAGCACCACAGAAGCGATCTCAACTTTAGTGGATCGACAAATGGAGTGCATTCAACATACTTCTGAACAGTCACAAGAAGTCGCGGCGATCGCTGAGGAAACATCTGCAGGAGCGGAAGAAGTGACAGAAGCGACGAAAGAGCAGGCAAGAGTCGCAGATCGTATAGAAAAAATAACCGAAAGTTTAAGCAAGCAAGCCGAAGAGCTTAAATCAACGATCGTCCGCTTTCATTTGTAA
- a CDS encoding low molecular weight protein arginine phosphatase, with protein sequence MLFVCTGNTCRSPMAEAILKMKAKNIKVKSAGIFAANGSNASPQVIQILQEKTLPFKHQSQPLSEELIHWSDYIFTMTENHKQMIVQHYPNEEGKTFTLKEYVLDGLENPDVHDPYGGSVEIYKQTYEELESLIEALIDKLK encoded by the coding sequence GTGCTTTTTGTATGTACTGGAAATACATGTCGCAGTCCAATGGCAGAGGCTATTTTAAAGATGAAGGCTAAGAATATAAAGGTGAAATCGGCTGGGATCTTTGCTGCAAATGGAAGTAATGCTTCCCCACAAGTTATTCAAATTTTACAAGAAAAGACGCTCCCGTTCAAACATCAATCCCAACCTTTAAGTGAAGAGCTGATCCATTGGTCCGATTATATTTTTACAATGACTGAGAATCATAAGCAAATGATTGTACAACATTATCCGAATGAAGAAGGAAAAACATTCACATTGAAGGAATATGTGTTAGATGGTCTAGAAAACCCGGATGTTCACGATCCTTATGGGGGATCTGTTGAAATTTATAAACAGACATATGAAGAATTAGAATCATTGATTGAGGCTTTAATAGATAAATTAAAATGA
- a CDS encoding manganese efflux pump MntP has product MTAYIGEILTLLLMSFALGMDAFSIGIGMGMFQLRLKQIFYIGLTVGFFHVWMPLLGIIAGRFLSETFGTIAGYAGGGLLIILGLQMFFSSFKKESDSIVTPVGIGVILFALSVSLDSFSVGLTLGIYGARTVAALVCFGVAATTLTWIALLIGRKVQGYLGTYSEALGGSILLAFGIKLLLPI; this is encoded by the coding sequence ATGACGGCATATATCGGAGAAATACTAACCTTATTACTAATGTCTTTTGCTTTAGGGATGGATGCTTTTTCAATTGGAATTGGGATGGGAATGTTCCAACTTCGTCTAAAGCAAATTTTTTATATAGGATTAACGGTAGGATTCTTTCACGTATGGATGCCGTTATTAGGTATAATCGCTGGGAGATTTCTATCTGAAACATTTGGCACCATTGCAGGATATGCTGGGGGAGGACTATTAATCATATTAGGTTTGCAAATGTTTTTCTCTAGCTTTAAGAAGGAGTCTGACTCGATTGTTACACCAGTGGGGATTGGAGTTATTTTATTTGCTTTATCGGTTAGTTTAGATAGTTTCTCTGTCGGGCTGACCCTTGGTATATATGGAGCTAGAACGGTAGCAGCTCTTGTTTGTTTTGGGGTGGCAGCCACCACGTTAACATGGATTGCGTTGTTAATAGGGCGAAAGGTTCAAGGATATCTTGGCACATATAGCGAAGCACTCGGAGGGAGTATATTATTAGCCTTTGGAATCAAACTATTATTACCGATTTAA
- a CDS encoding L-threonylcarbamoyladenylate synthase, with protein sequence MLTKHWVVDNPVDAKKSYPQIKEAATLLQKGEVVAFPTETVYGLGADALKDEAVAKIYHAKGRPSDNPLIVHIANQSQLNELVATIPEAAKKLMGAFWPGPLTIIFKKKANVLSEKVTAGLETVAIRMPNHPVALAVIAQAQLPIAAPSANQSGKPSPTTAQHVLDDLKGRIAGVVDGGETGVGVESTVVDCTAPIPVILRPGGITKEAIETIVGKVSLDPALKDKESQPKSPGMKYKHYAPDMPMYLLDGHIHWIQKVIQDEQAKGKKVGLLTTEERVPQYKADVIIPCGRREDLSSVAKSLYDVLRKFNETDVDIIFSEVFPKEGVGLAIMNRLEKAAAHQWMVEME encoded by the coding sequence ATGTTAACAAAACATTGGGTTGTGGATAATCCTGTGGATGCAAAAAAAAGTTATCCACAAATTAAGGAGGCTGCGACATTATTGCAGAAGGGGGAGGTTGTGGCCTTTCCAACAGAGACAGTATATGGATTAGGAGCAGATGCATTAAAGGATGAGGCTGTGGCAAAAATATATCATGCCAAAGGACGTCCTAGTGATAACCCTCTAATTGTACATATTGCAAATCAAAGTCAGCTGAATGAATTAGTTGCTACAATTCCAGAAGCCGCAAAGAAATTAATGGGTGCCTTCTGGCCAGGACCCTTAACGATTATTTTTAAAAAGAAGGCGAATGTATTATCTGAGAAAGTTACGGCAGGGCTTGAGACTGTAGCCATTCGGATGCCAAATCATCCTGTTGCATTAGCAGTGATTGCCCAGGCGCAACTTCCCATTGCAGCTCCTAGTGCGAACCAATCCGGGAAACCAAGTCCAACAACGGCTCAACATGTTTTAGATGATTTAAAAGGAAGAATAGCTGGCGTCGTTGATGGCGGTGAGACAGGTGTTGGGGTTGAATCGACAGTGGTTGATTGTACTGCCCCGATTCCCGTCATTTTGCGCCCGGGTGGGATTACAAAAGAGGCGATTGAAACCATTGTGGGAAAAGTGTCATTGGATCCCGCCCTTAAAGACAAAGAAAGTCAACCGAAATCCCCTGGAATGAAATATAAGCATTATGCACCGGATATGCCGATGTATTTGCTAGATGGCCATATTCACTGGATTCAGAAGGTGATTCAGGATGAACAAGCAAAGGGAAAAAAGGTGGGATTGTTAACAACAGAGGAGAGGGTCCCTCAATATAAAGCAGATGTCATTATTCCATGTGGAAGAAGAGAAGATTTATCATCCGTAGCAAAATCACTTTATGATGTGTTAAGAAAGTTTAATGAAACAGATGTGGATATCATCTTTTCGGAAGTGTTCCCGAAAGAAGGAGTCGGTTTGGCAATTATGAATCGATTGGAAAAAGCAGCCGCACATCAGTGGATGGTGGAAATGGAGTAA
- a CDS encoding GNAT family N-acetyltransferase: MKTIRKASEKDVDRIMKFLQEAKVSTADVDSQLHPFLLLESDNGEVLATLGIHMQEGKGLLRSLVISPCVEQYEVVALFREAFKFAVEERLEKIYLYTKLNSAVDFFHLLGFQKVDVDDSPSFVKSYKQFSEAILMEKSFSV; this comes from the coding sequence TTGAAAACGATTAGAAAAGCATCTGAAAAAGATGTGGATAGAATCATGAAATTTTTACAAGAGGCGAAAGTTTCCACAGCAGATGTGGATAGTCAGTTACATCCTTTTCTATTATTAGAGTCAGATAATGGGGAAGTGCTTGCCACTCTAGGGATTCATATGCAAGAAGGAAAGGGTTTATTGCGCTCATTAGTGATTTCACCTTGTGTAGAACAATATGAGGTGGTAGCCTTGTTTCGTGAGGCATTTAAGTTTGCTGTGGAAGAGCGGCTAGAGAAGATTTATCTTTATACAAAGTTAAATAGTGCTGTGGATTTCTTTCATTTACTCGGCTTTCAGAAGGTCGATGTGGATGATTCGCCATCCTTCGTCAAAAGTTATAAACAATTTTCTGAGGCAATATTGATGGAAAAGTCATTTAGTGTGTAA
- the spoIIR gene encoding stage II sporulation protein R, with product MRKRKITAVAYLLLLTIGTILSLYIPKQETAAQDTIVIPNEAIRLRILANSDSSEDQQLKRKIRDEVNVHITKWVSDLTSLEDARSLLKEKLPEIQQIAKQVMEREKMNQELKVDFGKVKFPTKLYGQFLYPAGEYEAVLITLGEGEGANWWCVLYPPLCFLDFSNGVAVGPGVEEDVEASTIKEGTEKVETERVSEEEIQEESVEKNMKEEPINEGIKEELPIIHEEEQEKQQEIIVQKVENMEEDKKSSNEENEEDKQPVYVEEEDEEVEVKFFVVEMAKKLFK from the coding sequence ATGAGAAAAAGAAAAATAACAGCGGTTGCTTATCTATTATTATTAACGATTGGGACGATTTTAAGTTTATATATACCGAAACAGGAAACAGCCGCACAGGATACGATTGTGATTCCAAATGAGGCGATTCGTTTAAGAATATTGGCTAATAGTGATAGTAGTGAAGATCAACAATTAAAAAGAAAGATTCGTGATGAAGTGAATGTTCATATTACAAAGTGGGTGTCTGATTTAACTTCACTTGAAGATGCTCGTAGTTTATTAAAAGAGAAACTTCCAGAAATTCAACAAATTGCAAAACAGGTGATGGAAAGAGAGAAAATGAATCAAGAATTAAAAGTAGACTTCGGAAAAGTGAAATTTCCTACGAAACTATATGGACAGTTTTTATATCCTGCTGGTGAATATGAAGCAGTCTTAATTACCCTTGGTGAAGGGGAAGGAGCTAATTGGTGGTGTGTCCTTTATCCCCCATTATGTTTTTTGGATTTCTCAAATGGTGTAGCAGTAGGTCCAGGAGTAGAGGAAGATGTAGAAGCGAGCACAATCAAAGAGGGAACGGAAAAAGTAGAAACAGAACGAGTGAGTGAAGAAGAAATACAAGAAGAATCTGTAGAAAAAAATATGAAAGAAGAACCGATAAATGAAGGGATAAAAGAAGAATTGCCTATTATACATGAGGAGGAACAGGAAAAACAACAAGAGATCATCGTCCAAAAGGTAGAAAACATGGAAGAGGATAAGAAATCTAGCAATGAGGAAAATGAAGAGGACAAACAACCTGTATACGTAGAAGAGGAAGATGAGGAAGTAGAAGTGAAATTTTTTGTAGTAGAAATGGCCAAAAAGTTGTTCAAATAA
- the prmC gene encoding peptide chain release factor N(5)-glutamine methyltransferase encodes MSTPFKVYEALKWASSFLSEHKRDANAGELLLKHVLNNSRAELYANIRNELTKDEQERFQELVKQHAKGVPVQYLIGSEEFYGRTFLVNQDVLIPRPETEELVWNALKKIQNHFPNDQKLRMADIGTGSGAIAITMKLERPDLNVTAVDISESALKVAIENGKRLHADIDWIRGNLLQPLMDQSESFDIILSNPPYIPLKDKEQLSDVVKEYEPELALFAGEDGLDMYRSFCQQLPKVLKNRAIVGFEVGAGQGEMVASLLRKAFSDGKAEVVFDINGKDRMVFLTIDED; translated from the coding sequence ATGAGCACACCATTTAAAGTATATGAGGCCCTTAAATGGGCTTCTTCTTTTTTATCAGAACATAAACGGGATGCCAATGCCGGAGAACTATTGTTGAAACATGTATTAAATAATAGTCGTGCTGAATTATATGCCAATATTCGAAATGAGCTGACAAAGGATGAACAGGAGCGCTTTCAAGAATTAGTGAAGCAACATGCAAAAGGAGTTCCGGTTCAATATTTAATCGGGTCAGAGGAGTTTTACGGCCGAACCTTTCTTGTTAATCAAGATGTCCTCATTCCAAGGCCAGAGACGGAGGAGCTTGTTTGGAATGCATTAAAAAAAATTCAGAACCATTTTCCAAATGATCAGAAGCTGCGAATGGCCGATATCGGGACGGGAAGTGGTGCAATTGCCATCACGATGAAATTAGAACGTCCTGACCTCAATGTCACAGCTGTGGATATTTCTGAAAGCGCCTTGAAGGTTGCCATCGAAAATGGAAAGCGTCTACATGCGGATATCGATTGGATACGAGGGAATCTGCTTCAACCTCTAATGGATCAATCGGAATCATTTGATATTATTTTGTCGAACCCGCCTTATATTCCCTTGAAGGATAAAGAGCAACTATCAGATGTTGTAAAAGAATATGAACCGGAACTAGCCTTATTTGCTGGGGAAGACGGATTAGATATGTACCGGTCATTTTGTCAGCAACTGCCCAAAGTGTTAAAGAATCGGGCAATAGTAGGTTTTGAAGTAGGAGCAGGACAAGGGGAAATGGTAGCTAGTCTTTTAAGAAAGGCCTTTTCAGATGGAAAGGCAGAAGTTGTTTTTGATATTAACGGGAAAGATCGGATGGTTTTTTTAACAATAGATGAGGATTAA
- the prfA gene encoding peptide chain release factor 1, with the protein MFDRLQAVEDRYEHLNELLSDPEIVNDPNKLREYSKEQSDIQETVQVFREYKDAQQQYQDAKAMLEEKLDADMKEMVKEEINELENHLEDYEARLKVLLIPKDPNDDKNVIMEIRGAAGGDEAALFAGDLYRMYSRYAESQGWKTEVIDANSTGLGGYKEIIFMINGKGAFSKMKYENGAHRVQRVPETESGGRIHTSTATVACLPETEEVEVDINEKDIRVDTFASSGPGGQSVNTTMSAVRLTHLPTGIVVSCQDEKSQIKNKEKAMKVLRARIYDKFQQEAQAEYDAQRKSAVGSGDRSERIRTYNFPQNRVTDHRIGLTIQKLDQILEGKLDEVLDALIMEDQSQKLENLQD; encoded by the coding sequence ATGTTTGATCGTTTACAAGCAGTGGAGGATCGTTATGAGCATTTAAATGAGCTATTAAGTGATCCTGAAATTGTGAATGACCCGAATAAATTAAGGGAATATTCTAAAGAACAATCGGATATTCAAGAGACGGTTCAAGTTTTCCGTGAATATAAAGATGCACAACAACAATATCAAGACGCTAAAGCGATGCTTGAGGAGAAGCTTGATGCGGATATGAAGGAAATGGTGAAAGAGGAAATCAACGAGCTTGAAAATCATTTAGAAGATTATGAAGCACGACTTAAGGTCCTTCTAATCCCTAAAGACCCAAATGATGATAAAAACGTTATTATGGAGATTCGTGGGGCAGCTGGTGGTGATGAAGCAGCGCTATTTGCCGGGGATTTGTATCGAATGTACAGCCGGTATGCGGAATCTCAAGGATGGAAGACGGAGGTTATTGATGCAAACTCTACTGGTTTAGGAGGCTATAAAGAAATTATTTTTATGATTAACGGAAAAGGCGCCTTCTCTAAGATGAAGTATGAGAATGGAGCCCATCGTGTGCAACGTGTACCAGAAACAGAATCTGGTGGACGTATTCATACTTCAACGGCTACCGTTGCCTGCTTACCTGAAACAGAAGAAGTAGAAGTAGATATTAATGAAAAGGATATTCGCGTTGACACATTTGCTTCAAGTGGACCAGGTGGACAAAGCGTTAACACGACGATGTCCGCTGTACGTTTAACGCATTTGCCAACGGGCATCGTCGTGTCCTGTCAAGATGAAAAATCACAAATCAAAAACAAAGAAAAAGCGATGAAAGTTTTACGGGCACGCATTTATGATAAATTTCAACAAGAAGCTCAAGCCGAATATGACGCACAACGTAAATCAGCGGTTGGTTCAGGGGACCGCTCTGAACGGATTCGCACGTATAACTTCCCACAAAATCGTGTGACAGACCATCGCATTGGCTTAACCATTCAAAAATTAGATCAAATTCTAGAAGGAAAGCTAGATGAAGTGCTTGATGCTCTGATTATGGAAGATCAATCACAGAAACTAGAGAACCTACAAGACTAA
- a CDS encoding thymidine kinase, producing MYVMKQSGWIEVICGSMFSGKSEELIRRVRRAHFAKQQFIVFKPKIDNRYSEEEVVSHNGSAVMAIPVASSNEILQLVPLEMDVVAIDEAQFFDEDIVNVAHTLANRGHRVVIAGLDQDFRGQPFGPMPALMSVAELVTKLQAVCAICGSPASRTQRLINGKPARYDDPVILVGASESYEPRCRHHHEVPRSK from the coding sequence ATGTATGTAATGAAGCAATCCGGCTGGATCGAAGTTATATGTGGAAGTATGTTTTCTGGGAAATCTGAGGAATTAATTCGGCGAGTAAGACGAGCACACTTTGCGAAACAACAATTCATTGTCTTTAAACCGAAAATAGATAATCGCTATAGTGAGGAAGAAGTTGTTTCTCATAATGGGTCGGCAGTTATGGCTATTCCTGTCGCATCATCGAATGAAATTCTGCAACTTGTCCCTTTAGAGATGGATGTAGTAGCAATTGATGAAGCTCAGTTTTTTGATGAAGATATTGTCAATGTAGCCCATACTTTAGCTAACCGTGGACATCGTGTGGTGATCGCAGGGCTTGATCAAGACTTTCGTGGACAACCCTTTGGTCCTATGCCTGCTTTAATGTCAGTCGCTGAATTAGTAACGAAATTACAAGCCGTATGTGCCATATGTGGTTCCCCTGCAAGTCGAACCCAACGTTTAATTAATGGGAAGCCAGCTCGCTACGATGATCCCGTCATTCTTGTCGGTGCTTCAGAAAGCTATGAACCCCGCTGTCGTCATCATCATGAAGTGCCTAGATCAAAATGA
- the rpmE gene encoding 50S ribosomal protein L31, which yields MKAGIHPEYKKVTVKCACGNEFESGSVKEEVRVEVCSECHPFYTGRQKFADAGGRVDKFNKKYGLK from the coding sequence ATGAAAGCAGGTATTCATCCAGAATACAAAAAAGTAACCGTTAAATGTGCATGTGGAAATGAGTTCGAAAGCGGTTCTGTAAAAGAAGAAGTACGCGTAGAGGTATGTTCTGAATGCCATCCATTCTATACAGGTCGTCAAAAATTCGCTGATGCTGGCGGACGTGTTGATAAATTCAATAAAAAATACGGTCTTAAATAA
- the rho gene encoding transcription termination factor Rho has translation MEEITISGLENMKLKELYELARTYRVSYYSKLTKKELIFAILKARAEQEGFFFMEGVLEIIQSEGFGFLRPINYSPSSEDIYISASQIRRFDLRNGDKVSGKVRPPKENERYYGLLHVEAVNGDDPESAKERVHFPALTPLYPDRQINLETSPSKLSTRIMDLITPVGFGQRGLIVAPPKAGKTMLLKEIANAITMNNPEAELIVLLIDERPEEVTDIERSVQAEIVSSTFDEVPENHIKVAELVLERAMRLVEHKRDVVILMDSITRLARAYNLVIPPSGRTLSGGIDPAAFHRPKRFFGAARNIEEGGSLTILATALVDTGSRMDDVIYEEFKGTGNMELHLDRNLAERRIFPAIDIRRSGTRKEELLIEKEQLDMIWKIRKTMSDSPDLAEKFLRKLRQSKTNEEFIANLVGELKSSGNSKRLLK, from the coding sequence ATGGAAGAAATAACAATATCCGGTTTAGAAAACATGAAGTTAAAGGAACTATATGAACTTGCCCGAACATATAGAGTTTCCTACTATAGTAAATTAACAAAAAAAGAACTAATTTTTGCCATATTAAAAGCACGAGCGGAACAAGAAGGCTTCTTCTTTATGGAAGGTGTCCTAGAGATTATCCAATCAGAAGGGTTTGGTTTCCTAAGACCGATCAATTACTCTCCAAGTTCTGAAGACATATATATTTCAGCCTCTCAAATTCGTCGGTTCGACTTAAGAAATGGGGATAAAGTATCAGGGAAGGTTCGTCCACCAAAAGAAAATGAAAGATATTATGGTTTATTGCATGTGGAAGCCGTGAATGGAGATGATCCAGAATCCGCTAAAGAGCGCGTTCATTTTCCTGCACTTACACCGCTGTACCCAGATCGCCAAATCAATCTAGAAACATCACCCTCAAAATTATCAACCCGAATTATGGATTTAATTACACCCGTCGGTTTCGGACAACGTGGACTTATTGTGGCCCCTCCAAAAGCAGGGAAAACAATGCTGTTGAAAGAGATTGCTAATGCGATTACCATGAATAATCCAGAAGCAGAGTTGATTGTTCTTCTAATTGATGAACGTCCTGAAGAGGTAACGGATATAGAACGGTCTGTACAAGCTGAAATTGTAAGCTCAACATTTGATGAAGTACCAGAGAACCATATTAAGGTAGCAGAACTTGTGTTAGAAAGAGCTATGCGTCTTGTTGAACATAAAAGGGATGTAGTCATCTTAATGGATAGTATTACCCGTTTAGCTAGAGCTTATAATCTAGTCATTCCGCCGAGTGGAAGAACGTTATCCGGGGGGATTGACCCAGCTGCATTCCATCGACCAAAACGATTCTTCGGGGCAGCACGTAATATTGAAGAAGGTGGTAGTTTAACTATTCTTGCTACAGCATTAGTCGATACTGGTTCCCGAATGGACGATGTGATTTATGAAGAATTTAAAGGGACAGGCAATATGGAGTTACATCTTGACCGTAACTTGGCTGAAAGAAGAATATTCCCTGCAATTGATATTCGTCGTTCAGGTACTCGTAAAGAGGAACTGTTAATTGAGAAAGAACAACTCGATATGATTTGGAAGATTAGAAAAACAATGTCAGATTCACCAGATCTTGCAGAGAAATTTTTACGCAAGCTAAGACAATCGAAAACAAACGAAGAATTTATCGCAAATTTAGTTGGAGAATTGAAGTCATCTGGTAATTCAAAAAGATTACTAAAATAA